In Candidatus Methylomirabilota bacterium, the DNA window TGCGGGCGGCGTTCGGAACGACGTCGAGGTCGCAATCCGGGTCCGGGTGCTGGTAGTTGATGGTCGGAGGGAGCATCTGGGTCTTGAGGGCGAGGGCCGTGATGCCGGCCTCCAGCCCGCCGGCGGCCCCCAGGAGGTGACCCGTCATCGACTTGGTGGAGCTGATGGCCATGCGGCGGGCGTGGTCGCCGAAAACCCGCTTGAGGGCCACGACCTCCACCTTGTCGCCCTGGGGCGTCGACGTCCCGTGGACGTTGACGTAGTCCACGACCGTCGGCTCCACCCCCGCGTCCTTCAGCGTCCGGTTCATCACCCGCATCGCCCCGTCCCCGTCTTCGCAAGGAGCCGTGATGTGGTAGGCGTCGGAGGACATGCCGTATCCCACCAGCTCGCAGTAGATGGGGGCGCCCCGCCGGCGGGCGTGCTCCAGCTCCTCCAGGACGACGATCCCCGATCCCTCCCCGATCACGAAGCCGTCCCGCTCTTTGTCGAAGGGCCTCGAGGAGCGGGCCGGATCGTCGTTGCGGGTGGAGAGCGCGCGCATGGCACTGAAGCCGCCCACGCCCAGGGGCGTGATGGCGGCCTCGCTGCCGCCCGCGATCATCGCGTTGGCCTCCCCGCGCTGGATCAGCCGGAAGGAGTCCCCGACGGCGTGGGCGCTGGTGGTGCAGGCGGTGCAGGTGGCGGAGTTGGGCCCCTTGGCGCCGGTGCGGATGGAGACCCATCCCGAAGCGAGGTTGACGATCGCGGCCGGAATGAAGAACGGGCTGATGCGGCGCGGGCCTTCCCTCAAGAGCGTCTCGTGCTCGCGCTCGATCGTGGCGAACCCGCCGATGCCGCTCCCGATGTACACGCCGACCATGTCGGCCTCGGCCGCGTCGATCTTCAGCCCCGAATCGGCGAGGGCGACGTCCGCGGCTGCCACCGCGAACTGGATGAACCGATCCATCTTCTTGACGTCCTTCTTCTCCACCCAGTTCAGCGGGTCGAAGCCCCTCACCTCCGCCGCGAACCGCGTGGAATGACGCGAGGCATCGAAGAGGGTGATGTTCGCCACCCCGGAGCATCCGGCCAGGAGCCGGCTCCAGGTGGGCTCGGTCCCCACTCCGAGGGGAGATACCAG includes these proteins:
- the fabF gene encoding beta-ketoacyl-ACP synthase II, which produces MTDKRRVVITGVGLVSPLGVGTEPTWSRLLAGCSGVANITLFDASRHSTRFAAEVRGFDPLNWVEKKDVKKMDRFIQFAVAAADVALADSGLKIDAAEADMVGVYIGSGIGGFATIEREHETLLREGPRRISPFFIPAAIVNLASGWVSIRTGAKGPNSATCTACTTSAHAVGDSFRLIQRGEANAMIAGGSEAAITPLGVGGFSAMRALSTRNDDPARSSRPFDKERDGFVIGEGSGIVVLEELEHARRRGAPIYCELVGYGMSSDAYHITAPCEDGDGAMRVMNRTLKDAGVEPTVVDYVNVHGTSTPQGDKVEVVALKRVFGDHARRMAISSTKSMTGHLLGAAGGLEAGITALALKTQMLPPTINYQHPDPDCDLDVVPNAARKADVNYALSNSFGFGGTNGALLFRRYQG